In the genome of Oceanispirochaeta sp., one region contains:
- a CDS encoding metallophosphoesterase produces MKGKIIITAFLLITILQTSTSLTIPDADAPMSLDIEEDIYRKLEDQDLFREGKTKIALVSDVHHYAPSLYDPASPGFQEFSQNNEGRTVLYTTEMMNILKTDLLSRGITTLLISGDLSVLGARETHEDMALILEGFESSGIEVFITPGNHDINNPRAFRIIGAGTERVESVDPQEFRDIYEDFGFNEAVLTDPGGLSYLARLETGLYLLSLDSCSYERNEDRGYSVSGGFFRPGQYDFAGKAIDLAQKGGGKVIVMTHHNFLEHYEIDHDLTNFMINDEKRMLNLLMDRGVKIALSGHIHKSDIKRHERGSDSFYGIATGSLQIYPHSYRLIGRDSNELLVSTADLKENMIRDGHRDILNYNRNIGLSRSFSKRYESLLKDTPEAEARLMAEYFYLVNLYAQQGLEASLPDSVLHSGGLELLEASGGRMSGFARSLPLDSYPDDRNARIPW; encoded by the coding sequence ATGAAAGGCAAAATAATTATTACTGCATTTCTATTGATTACGATTCTGCAGACCTCCACCAGTCTCACCATCCCCGATGCTGATGCTCCCATGAGCCTGGATATTGAGGAGGACATCTACAGAAAGCTGGAGGATCAGGACCTTTTCAGGGAAGGGAAGACCAAAATTGCCCTTGTCTCGGATGTGCATCACTATGCGCCTTCCCTCTATGATCCCGCATCGCCCGGCTTCCAGGAGTTTTCTCAGAACAATGAGGGCAGAACCGTGCTGTACACCACGGAAATGATGAACATTCTCAAAACAGACCTGCTCAGCAGAGGCATCACAACCCTGTTGATCTCGGGAGACCTTTCTGTTTTAGGGGCAAGGGAGACACATGAAGACATGGCTCTGATCCTGGAAGGATTTGAATCTTCCGGTATTGAAGTCTTTATCACTCCCGGCAATCACGACATCAACAATCCCCGGGCCTTCCGTATCATCGGGGCCGGAACCGAGAGAGTCGAAAGCGTGGACCCTCAGGAATTCCGGGACATATATGAAGACTTCGGTTTCAATGAGGCTGTCCTGACAGATCCTGGCGGCCTCTCTTATCTGGCACGCCTGGAGACTGGCCTTTATCTTCTGTCACTGGACAGCTGCTCCTATGAAAGGAATGAAGACCGGGGATACTCTGTCTCTGGAGGATTCTTTCGCCCCGGTCAGTATGATTTTGCCGGGAAGGCTATCGATCTGGCCCAAAAAGGGGGCGGGAAAGTCATTGTCATGACGCATCACAACTTTCTGGAGCATTACGAGATCGATCATGATCTGACCAACTTTATGATCAATGATGAGAAGAGGATGTTGAATCTCCTCATGGACAGGGGCGTGAAAATCGCTCTCTCCGGGCATATTCATAAGAGTGATATCAAAAGGCACGAGAGGGGCTCCGACTCCTTCTACGGCATCGCCACAGGATCTCTGCAGATCTATCCCCACTCCTATCGATTGATCGGCCGGGACAGCAATGAGCTCCTTGTCTCCACCGCCGACTTAAAAGAAAACATGATTCGGGACGGTCACAGGGACATCCTGAACTACAACAGGAACATCGGCCTCTCCCGTTCCTTTTCGAAGCGCTATGAAAGCCTATTAAAAGACACCCCCGAGGCTGAGGCCCGGCTGATGGCGGAGTACTTCTACCTGGTGAATCTCTATGCCCAGCAGGGTCTGGAAGCTTCTCTTCCCGACTCGGTACTCCACTCGGGAGGTCTGGAACTCCTGGAGGCCTCGGGAGGACGCATGTCCGGATTTGCTCGCAGCCTCCCCCTGGACTCCTATCCGGATGACAGGAATGCCAGAATCCCCTGGTAA